The Pirellulimonas nuda genome includes a region encoding these proteins:
- a CDS encoding thioredoxin-disulfide reductase: protein MPEHLVIIGSGPAGWTAAIYAARANLNPLVFEGAITEENRQDGTLPLGQLALTTEVENFPGFPAGDMSGYLKDALHDDHSYLAEMHKKEGVSGPELMHLMRQQAMNFGARVVTDDIAKVDLSKRPFKVTPSEGDAVEAHCLIIATGARANYLGLTSEQKYKNMGVSACAVCDGALPRFRNKPLVVVGGGDSAVEEADYLSKFASKVYLIHRREELRASKIMADRALNNKKIDIQWNSEVEEVLGSDEKGVTGARLKSTTDGSTREVEAAGMFLAIGHTPNTRFLEGQLEMTSKKYLKWTVPFRTNTSVEGVFAAGDVADDYYRQAVTAAGTGCMAALDAERWLASEGI, encoded by the coding sequence GTGCCTGAGCATCTGGTCATCATCGGCAGCGGCCCCGCCGGCTGGACCGCCGCCATCTACGCCGCCCGCGCCAACCTGAACCCGCTGGTGTTCGAGGGCGCAATCACGGAAGAAAACCGTCAGGACGGCACGCTCCCCTTGGGCCAGCTTGCGCTGACAACCGAGGTAGAGAACTTCCCCGGCTTCCCCGCCGGCGACATGAGCGGCTACCTCAAGGACGCACTGCACGACGACCACAGCTACCTGGCCGAAATGCATAAAAAGGAGGGCGTCTCCGGCCCCGAGCTGATGCACCTGATGCGTCAGCAGGCCATGAACTTCGGCGCCCGCGTGGTGACGGACGACATCGCCAAGGTCGACCTCTCCAAGCGACCCTTCAAGGTCACCCCCAGCGAGGGTGACGCGGTCGAGGCCCACTGCCTGATCATCGCCACGGGCGCCCGGGCGAACTACCTGGGGCTCACCTCGGAGCAGAAGTACAAGAACATGGGCGTCAGCGCCTGCGCCGTTTGCGACGGCGCCCTGCCCCGCTTCCGCAACAAGCCGCTGGTGGTGGTGGGCGGGGGCGACTCGGCCGTGGAAGAGGCCGACTACCTCAGCAAGTTCGCCAGCAAGGTCTACCTGATCCACCGCCGCGAGGAGCTGCGTGCGTCGAAGATCATGGCGGACCGCGCCCTGAACAACAAGAAGATCGACATCCAGTGGAACAGCGAGGTCGAGGAGGTGCTGGGGAGCGACGAGAAGGGGGTCACCGGCGCCCGACTCAAGAGCACCACCGACGGCAGCACCCGCGAGGTCGAGGCGGCCGGCATGTTCCTGGCCATCGGCCACACCCCCAACACCCGCTTCCTGGAGGGCCAGCTCGAGATGACCTCCAAGAAGTACCTCAAGTGGACGGTCCCCTTCCGCACCAACACCAGCGTCGAAGGGGTCTTCGCCGCGGGCGACGTGGCGGACGACTACTACCGCCAAGCGGTGACGGCCGCGGGGACGGGGTGCATGGCGGCGCTTGACGCGGAGCGGTGGTTGGCTTCGGAGGGGATTTAG
- a CDS encoding glycosyltransferase, translating to MKVLIFEPHFNGHRSIYVRHIIDACRGLAIELTLATTVGVLDQEEYQKSLAPLADEFKLDASIAPATGSHTSIARHGAAQLRKAIRRSGAQHAYLPYGDGVSQFVCLGALLGQRRLPCEIEVILHHSQHSYPQSRVRKRLRLQVERAAWRASPFERVHHVDFLEYRGWSERGIAAGMCVLLPDPVECPPPMEKRVAREKLGLTTDGLWMGVVGLIDERKGCHRALEALRLADLPSDARLLLAGSHSPQIRELLATRYKPLVDAGRVVSRDGFLPLAELHAALAALDLSLVTHQNHIGISSIALRSAAAGRPVLGANTGWIEAIVPRFDLGWTCDVTDPANLAQAIEAALPKAATWRLGPAGAKLLAFHDVANFRACIARRLRKRLDLPDDSQRIDWSAVESAVDA from the coding sequence ATGAAGGTGCTCATCTTCGAACCCCACTTCAACGGGCACCGCAGCATCTATGTGCGGCACATCATCGATGCGTGCCGTGGCCTGGCGATCGAACTAACATTGGCCACCACGGTCGGCGTGCTCGATCAAGAAGAGTATCAAAAATCTCTGGCGCCGCTCGCGGATGAGTTCAAGCTGGACGCGTCGATCGCGCCCGCGACGGGTTCGCACACCAGCATTGCTCGGCACGGCGCCGCTCAACTACGCAAGGCCATCCGCCGCAGCGGTGCGCAGCACGCGTACCTGCCCTACGGCGACGGCGTTTCGCAGTTTGTTTGCCTGGGCGCGCTGCTCGGTCAGCGGCGATTGCCGTGCGAGATTGAAGTGATCCTGCACCACTCGCAGCACTCCTACCCGCAAAGTCGCGTGCGAAAACGGCTGCGTCTGCAGGTGGAACGCGCCGCCTGGCGGGCCAGCCCTTTCGAAAGGGTGCACCACGTCGACTTCCTGGAGTACCGCGGCTGGAGCGAACGCGGCATCGCTGCCGGCATGTGCGTGCTGCTGCCCGACCCTGTTGAATGTCCCCCGCCGATGGAGAAGCGGGTTGCACGCGAGAAACTCGGACTGACGACTGACGGGTTGTGGATGGGGGTCGTGGGCCTGATCGACGAGCGCAAGGGGTGCCACCGTGCGCTTGAGGCCCTCCGACTCGCGGACCTGCCGAGCGACGCGCGGTTGCTGCTGGCGGGCTCGCACAGCCCGCAGATCCGAGAGCTGCTTGCAACCCGCTACAAGCCGCTGGTTGACGCGGGGCGGGTCGTGTCGCGCGATGGGTTCCTTCCGCTGGCCGAGTTGCACGCGGCGCTCGCGGCACTCGATTTGTCGCTTGTAACGCACCAGAACCACATTGGCATCTCTAGCATCGCGCTGCGATCCGCCGCGGCGGGGAGGCCTGTGCTGGGCGCGAACACCGGCTGGATCGAAGCGATCGTCCCACGGTTCGACCTGGGTTGGACCTGCGACGTGACCGATCCGGCGAACCTTGCGCAGGCCATCGAAGCGGCGCTTCCAAAGGCCGCGACCTGGCGGCTGGGGCCAGCGGGAGCGAAATTACTGGCGTTCCACGACGTCGCCAACTTCCGCGCTTGTATTGCCCGCCGCCTCCGAAAGCGTCTGGACTTGCCCGACGATTCGCAGCGGATTGATTGGAGCGCCGTCGAATCCGCCGTCGACGCCTAA